From the genome of Pygocentrus nattereri isolate fPygNat1 chromosome 25, fPygNat1.pri, whole genome shotgun sequence, one region includes:
- the nod2 gene encoding LOW QUALITY PROTEIN: nucleotide-binding oligomerization domain-containing protein 2 (The sequence of the model RefSeq protein was modified relative to this genomic sequence to represent the inferred CDS: deleted 1 base in 1 codon), translating into MSGQQLVLKQRAELLGALCCGGTAEPLDCVLDLLLSWGILIWEDYQIIQGSARPLCSNARDLLDLVYGKGEEACCLLLAAFEQVLPEAQKAGLYFGKAISVGSYAKWTPSTSSQALLTDRPALVRKLRDHIDGALDALLEAGCFISKDCDEVLLPVYTPSQKVRKLLDQVRYRGEGAAHVLLQYLQYLDVPSQLIEKEKQLSGECLLYQKKLRSSVSAQSHFLSTYGGTGRFSLDDIFTECILQLAHDNREITSLGLEDVVGLAGTLNEEADTVLVSGEAGTGKSTLLQRLHQLWARGVLLRDILLLFPFSCRKLSAEQRMLSLKELLFLHCCWPDRGQDELFQFILDHPHLVLFTFDGLDEFKQNFTDEERHCSPTQQAPVPMLLFNLLQGTLMKGVKKVVTSRPQAVGPALKRYLRKEVLVKGFSPVGIDCFVRKHYNDATTACRVIESLQANTALLGLCHIPVFCWIVSKCYKELLGCGEGSPQTITDVYLMVLQHFFQRRVPQEQRALGKGWLQEHLDTVMRLGQVALESLESSCYVFPEGELQKCGITEQDVNLGFLIHCKDLSDSIDCKHYEFLHITLQCFFAAVHVVLNNNSNRSVIPKLFQSECRQHSGLTRVCLGHCIDRPGEADPNAAETPNLQITAKFVSGLLSHRHRGLLLQSCSAASLEWKSKQVLKCLSKGMQRHFKSIPRPVEGEKKSMHAMPSFVWLITCIYEMQENAIAKDAVAKLEVEHLKLTYCNIGPVECTALAYVLRHLPKPVGLQLDNNTVGDVGVEQLLPCLHICHSLYLRNNNVSDEGIRKLVEKGVHCESFQKLALFNNKLTDDCTKYIASLLKTKKNFLSLRLGNNNITSQGAEQLAEGLRYNKSLQFLGLWGNKIGDKGTEALADALKDSTSLIWLSLVDNGVGSAGACALAELVKRSTTLTELWLNQNNIGRDGVESIIHALEENSIVKEVWLRGNNLSCEEVEELSQRESRLTF; encoded by the exons ATGTCTGGACAGCAGCTCGTGTTAAAGCAGAGAGCTGAGCTCCTGGGGGCTCTGTGCTGTGGGGGAACGGCTGAACCACTGGACTGTGTGCTGGACCTGCTCCTCTCTTGGGGCATCCTTATCTGGGAAGATTACCAGATCATTCAGGGGTCAGCCAGGCCCCTCTGCTCCAACGCCCGAGACCTCCTAGACTTGGTCTATGGCAAAGGAGAGGAGGCCTGCTGTCTTCTGCTAGCAGCATTTGAACAAGTATTACCTGAGGCTCAGAAAGCTGGTCTCTATTTTGGTAAGGCTATTTCAGTGGGGAGTTATGCCAAGTGGACTCCCTCTACTTCCAGTCAGGCTTTGTTGACTGACAGACCAGCTCTGGTAAGGAAACTAAGGGACCATATTGATGGAGCGCTGGATGCTCTGTTGGAGGCTGGCTGCTTCATTTCAAAAGACTGTGATGAGGTGCTATTACCTGTGTACACGCCTTCACAGAAG GTTAGGAAGCTATTAGACCAGGTGAGGTACCGAGGGGAGGGTGCTGCCCATGTTTTACTACAATATCTACAGTACTTAGATGTTCCATCTCAACTTATTGAAAAGGAAAAGCAACTCAGTGGTG AATGCCTGCTTTACCAGAAGAAACTTCGTAGTTCTGTCTCTGCCCAAAGCCACTTCCTTAGTACttatggtggaacaggaagatTCTCCCTTGACGATATCTTCACGGAGTGCATTTTACAGCTGGCACACGACAACAGGGAGATTACAAGCCTGGGGTTGGAGGATGTGGTTGGTTTGGCTGGGACTCTTAATGAGGAAGCTGATACAGTACTTGTGTCTGGGGAGGCAGGCACTGGTAAAAGTACCCTGCTGCAGAGACTTCACCAACTGTGGGCTCGAGGGGTTTTGCTGAGGGACATCCTTTTGCTTTTCCCCTTCAGCTGTCGTAAACTAAGTGCAGAGCAGAGGATGCTGTCTTTGAAAGAGCTCTTGTTCCTGCACTGCTGCTGGCCAGACCGGGGACAAGATGAGCTTTTCCAATTTATTCTGGACCACCCTCACCTAGTCCTGTTCACATTTGATGGCCTTGATGAGTTTAAGCAGAACTTCACAGATGAAGAGCGCCACTGCTCCCCCACTCAGCAAGCACCTGTACCCATGTTGCTTTTTAACCTACTCCAGGGTACCTTGATGAAAGGGGTAAAGAAGGTGGTAACCAGTAGGCCACAAGCTGTTGGTCCTGCACTGAAACGGTACCTCCGCAAGGAAGTACTTGTGAAGGGGTTCTCACCTGTAGGAATTGACTGCTTTGTTAGGAAACACTACAATGATGCCACTACAGCTTGTAGGGTGATAGAGTCCCTGCAGGCTAACACAGCCTTGCTTGGACTGTGCCATATCCCAGTTTTTTGCTGGATTGTGTCTAAGTGTTACAAGGAGCTGCTTGGATGTGGGGAAGGTAGTCCCCAGACCATCACAGATGTGTACCTCATGGTCCTGCAGCACTTCTTTCAGAGGAGGGTGCCTCAGGAGCAAAGGGCCCTAGGAAAGGGCTGGCTGCAGGAACATCTGGACACAGTAATGAGACTAGGACAGGTGGCTCTGGAAAGTCTTGAAAGCTCCTGTTATGTGTTCCCAGAGGGAGAGCTGCAGAAATGTGGCATCACAGAGCAGGATGTCAACCTGGGTTTCCTCATACATTGTAAGGACCTCTCAGACTCTATTGACTGCAAACACTATGAGTTTCTACACATCACTTTACAGTGTTTCTTTGCTGCTGTCCATGTCGTTCTCAATAACAACAGCAACCGCTCTGTTATCCCAAAGCTCTTCCAGTCTGAATGCAGGCAGCATTCAGGTCTAACTCGTGTGTGCCTTGGACACTGTATCGACCGGCCTGGAGAGGCTGACCCCAATGCTGCAGAGACTCCAAACCTACAAATCACTGCTAAGTTTGTATCAGGTCTTCTTTCCCATCGTCATCGTGGCCTACTGTTACAGTCCTGTTCTGCTGCCTCACTTGAGTGGAAGTCCAAGCAAGTACTGAAGTGTTTGTCCAAGGGCATGCAGAGGCATTTTAAGTCTATCCCTCGTCCTGTGGAGGGCGAGAAGAAGAGCATGCACGCCATGCCGAGTTTCGTTTGGCTCATCACATGCATCTATGAGATGCAGGAGAATGCAATTGCAAAGGATGCGGTGGCTAAGCTAGAGGTGGAGCACCTGAAGTTAACATACTGTAATATCGGACCAGTGGAGTGCACTGCTCTGGCCTATGTGCTGAGGCACCTTCCAAAACCAGTTGGTCTCCAACTGGACAACAACACCGTGGGGGATGTAGGAGTGGAACAACTCTTGCCATGTCTTCACATCTGTCACTCCCTCTA CTTGAGGAACAATAACGTATCCGATGAAGGAATACGCAAACTCGTTGAAAAAGGAGTGCACTGCGAAAGCTTCCAAAAATTAGC GTTATTCAACAACAAACTAACAGATGACTGCACGAAGTATATTGCCTCGTTGCTGAAGACAAAGAAGAACTTTCTCTCATTAAG ACTTGGAAATaataacatcacatcacagGGGGCAGAGCAGTTGGCAGAGGGGCTGAGGTACAACAAGTCACTGCAG TTTCTTGG ATTATGGGGTAACAAGATTGGAGACAAAGGCACTGAGGCTTTGGCGGATGCACTGAAAGACAGCACTTCACTAATATGGTTAAG CCTGGTGGATAATGGCGTTGGCAGTGCAGGAGCCTGTGCTTTGGCAGAGCTTGTGAAGAGGAGCACCACACTTACAGAGCTTTG GCTAAATCAAAACAACATTGGCAGGGATGGTGTGGAGAGTATAATACATGCTTTGGAAGAGAACTCCATTGTTAAAGAAGTGTG